A genomic stretch from Bradyrhizobium quebecense includes:
- a CDS encoding acyltransferase, with product MRGKFHRISLPRRLVADLMYASAGVPFVSLTRSLNVRAVVEARARAAQAPGWASIFVKAFALVAKTEPTLRTLHVKWPWPCLYELPRSVGMVAVARVEKGEDCVLFERVCAADEMALGDVDALIRRAKTAPLHEIPSFRKTLCVTRLPFPLRRLAWAIGMNFGRQRANFCGSFGVTSVAAYGPGELHALSPGPFLLSYGVIKPDHTIDVVLRWDHLVCDAALIAQTLTRLEQVLGGEIAAELGAIRPQADARPVRAAGTRL from the coding sequence ATGCGCGGTAAATTTCATCGGATTTCACTGCCGCGCCGTCTCGTCGCCGATCTGATGTACGCGTCCGCCGGCGTGCCGTTCGTCTCCCTGACACGCTCGCTGAACGTTCGTGCGGTGGTCGAGGCCCGCGCACGCGCGGCGCAGGCGCCGGGCTGGGCCTCGATCTTCGTCAAGGCATTCGCGCTGGTCGCCAAGACCGAGCCGACCCTGCGCACGCTGCACGTCAAATGGCCGTGGCCCTGCCTCTACGAATTGCCGCGCAGCGTCGGCATGGTGGCCGTTGCGCGCGTTGAGAAGGGCGAGGACTGCGTGCTGTTCGAGCGCGTCTGCGCAGCCGACGAGATGGCGCTCGGCGATGTCGACGCGCTGATCCGGCGCGCCAAGACCGCGCCGCTGCACGAGATCCCCTCATTCCGCAAAACCCTCTGTGTGACGCGCCTGCCGTTTCCGCTGCGCCGCCTGGCATGGGCGATCGGGATGAATTTCGGCCGACAGCGCGCCAATTTCTGCGGCAGCTTCGGCGTCACCTCGGTTGCAGCCTATGGCCCGGGCGAGTTGCACGCGCTGAGCCCGGGACCATTCCTGCTGAGCTATGGCGTGATCAAGCCGGACCACACCATCGATGTGGTGCTGCGCTGGGACCACCTGGTCTGCGACGCCGCCCTGATCGCGCAGACCCTGACCCGGCTCGAGCAGGTGCTCGGCGGCGAAATCGCCGCCGAATTGGGCGCGATCCGGCCGCAAGCCGACGCCCGGCCGGTCCGAGCCGCCGGAACCCGGCTTTGA
- a CDS encoding threonine aldolase family protein: MHYTPARPDPKAPAVRINLLSDTQTKPTPAMREAMARAEVGDEQVGDDPTTNELCARVADLLGKEAAVFMPSGTMCNVAATLAYCRPGDEILAHATAHIIAREGGAHAALGGFQITQLPGDDGQFTPETFRAALHPRTRYQPPQVLVSVEQTANIGGGTIWKKTALDEVVRIAKDHGLVTHMDGARLLNATVASGISPHDMTAGWDSAWIDFSKGLGAPIGGVISGTRAFIDDVWRWKQRLGGSMRQSGVCAAACIYALDHHVDRLADDHANARALARGLSQINGIAVQAPETNLVFFKPDGAGVSGDKMVSELRKRGVTLAMMDGRIRACTHLDVTAAMIEEAVGHVRDIVRGA; the protein is encoded by the coding sequence ATGCACTACACCCCTGCCCGGCCCGATCCCAAGGCGCCCGCCGTCCGCATCAACCTGTTGTCGGACACCCAAACCAAGCCGACGCCGGCGATGCGGGAGGCGATGGCGAGGGCGGAGGTCGGCGACGAGCAGGTCGGTGACGATCCGACCACCAACGAGCTCTGCGCCCGCGTCGCCGATCTGCTCGGCAAGGAAGCCGCCGTCTTCATGCCGTCGGGCACGATGTGCAACGTCGCGGCGACGCTGGCCTATTGCCGCCCCGGCGACGAGATCCTGGCGCACGCGACCGCGCATATCATCGCCCGCGAGGGCGGCGCACATGCCGCGCTCGGCGGCTTCCAGATCACGCAGCTGCCGGGCGATGACGGCCAGTTCACGCCGGAGACGTTTCGCGCCGCGCTGCATCCGCGCACCCGCTACCAGCCGCCGCAGGTGCTCGTCAGCGTCGAGCAGACCGCCAATATCGGCGGCGGCACGATCTGGAAGAAGACCGCGCTCGACGAGGTCGTGCGCATCGCCAAGGACCATGGGCTTGTGACCCACATGGACGGGGCGCGGCTGCTGAACGCGACGGTCGCCTCTGGCATCTCGCCGCACGACATGACGGCGGGCTGGGATTCCGCCTGGATCGATTTCTCCAAGGGCCTCGGCGCGCCGATCGGCGGCGTGATATCAGGCACCCGCGCCTTCATCGACGACGTCTGGCGCTGGAAGCAGCGGCTCGGCGGCTCGATGCGGCAGTCCGGCGTCTGTGCCGCCGCCTGCATCTACGCGCTCGATCACCATGTCGATCGCCTCGCCGACGACCACGCCAATGCGCGGGCGCTGGCGCGCGGGCTATCGCAGATCAACGGCATCGCCGTGCAGGCGCCCGAGACCAACCTCGTCTTTTTCAAGCCCGACGGCGCCGGCGTGTCGGGCGACAAGATGGTCAGCGAGCTGCGCAAGCGCGGCGTGACGCTCGCAATGATGGACGGCCGGATCAGGGCCTGCACGCATCTCGACGTGACGGCCGCGATGATCGAGGAAGCGGTCGGTCACGTCAGGGACATCGTGCGCGGGGCATAG
- a CDS encoding M20 aminoacylase family protein: protein MPIVNRVAALSDEMAAWRHDFHENPELLYEVHRTAGIVADKLREFGCDEVVTGIGRTGVVGVIRGRKSNSGKTIGLRADMDALPIAEASGVAYASKIPGKMHACGHDGHTAMLLGAAKYLTETRNFDGTAVVIFQPAEEGGAGGKAMVDDGLMTRWGIQEVYGLHNMPGLPEGYFATTPGPMLASSDTLKIVVRGKGGHAGAAPHEAVDSVLIGAQIINALQSIVSRNVDPLKSAVISITMFEAGTAFNVIPETVTLGGTVRTLDPGVRDLVERRIGEVASSIAKAYGGSAETDYGRMYPVTLNHAREAGVAAEVARDVVGADRVNDNLVPVMGAEDFAFMLEARPGAFVFLGMGDGPMCHHPAYKFNDNILGHGASYWVRLVEKQMPAG from the coding sequence ATGCCCATCGTCAATCGCGTTGCCGCCCTCTCGGATGAAATGGCCGCCTGGCGCCATGACTTCCACGAGAACCCCGAACTGCTCTACGAGGTCCACCGCACGGCCGGAATCGTTGCCGACAAGCTGCGCGAGTTCGGCTGCGACGAGGTGGTGACGGGGATCGGACGCACCGGCGTGGTCGGCGTGATCCGCGGCCGCAAGTCCAATTCGGGCAAGACCATCGGGCTGCGCGCCGACATGGACGCGCTGCCGATCGCCGAGGCCTCGGGCGTCGCCTACGCCTCGAAGATCCCCGGCAAGATGCACGCCTGCGGCCATGACGGCCACACCGCGATGCTGCTGGGCGCCGCAAAATATCTCACCGAGACCCGCAATTTCGACGGCACCGCGGTCGTGATCTTCCAACCTGCCGAGGAAGGCGGCGCCGGCGGCAAGGCGATGGTCGACGACGGGCTGATGACCCGCTGGGGCATCCAGGAGGTCTATGGCCTGCACAACATGCCCGGCCTGCCCGAGGGCTATTTCGCGACGACACCCGGCCCGATGCTGGCCTCGTCGGACACGTTGAAGATCGTCGTCCGCGGCAAGGGCGGCCACGCCGGCGCGGCCCCGCACGAAGCGGTCGACAGCGTCCTGATCGGCGCCCAGATCATCAATGCGCTGCAATCGATCGTGTCGCGCAATGTCGATCCGCTCAAATCGGCGGTCATCTCGATCACCATGTTCGAGGCCGGTACTGCGTTCAACGTGATCCCGGAGACCGTCACGCTGGGCGGCACCGTGCGCACGCTCGATCCCGGCGTGCGCGATCTGGTCGAGCGCCGGATCGGCGAGGTCGCCTCCAGCATTGCCAAAGCCTATGGTGGATCGGCCGAGACCGACTATGGGCGGATGTATCCGGTGACGCTGAACCACGCGCGTGAGGCCGGCGTCGCCGCCGAGGTCGCCCGTGACGTGGTCGGCGCCGATCGCGTCAACGACAATCTGGTACCGGTGATGGGCGCCGAGGATTTTGCGTTCATGCTCGAAGCGCGTCCCGGCGCGTTCGTCTTCCTCGGCATGGGCGACGGCCCGATGTGCCACCACCCGGCCTACAAGTTCAACGACAACATCCTCGGCCACGGCGCCTCCTACTGGGTGCGGCTGGTCGAGAAGCAGATGCCGGCGGGTTAG
- the rpsD gene encoding 30S ribosomal protein S4 produces MTKRSEAKYKIDRRMGQNIWGRPKSPVNRREYGPGQHGQRRKGKLSDFGVQLRAKQKLKGYYANISERQFHGIYVEASRLKGDTGENLIGLLERRLDTVVYRAKFVATMFAARQFINHGHVKVNGRKVNIGSYKLKVGDTIEVKESSKQLTPVLEAAQLPERDLPDFLEVDHGKMTAKFVRIPALGDVPFPVQMEPHLIVEFYSR; encoded by the coding sequence ATGACAAAGCGCAGTGAGGCGAAGTACAAGATCGATCGCCGCATGGGCCAGAATATCTGGGGCCGCCCGAAGAGCCCCGTGAACCGCCGCGAATACGGCCCCGGCCAGCACGGCCAGCGCCGCAAGGGCAAGCTCTCCGACTTCGGCGTGCAGCTCCGCGCCAAGCAGAAGCTCAAGGGCTACTACGCCAACATTTCCGAGCGCCAGTTCCACGGCATCTATGTCGAGGCCAGCCGCCTGAAGGGCGACACCGGCGAGAACCTGATCGGCCTGCTCGAGCGCCGTCTCGACACCGTGGTCTATCGCGCCAAGTTCGTCGCCACGATGTTCGCCGCGCGCCAGTTCATCAACCACGGCCATGTCAAGGTGAACGGCCGCAAGGTCAACATCGGCAGCTACAAGCTGAAGGTCGGCGACACCATCGAGGTCAAGGAATCCTCCAAGCAGCTCACCCCGGTGCTGGAAGCCGCCCAGTTGCCCGAGCGCGACCTGCCCGACTTCCTCGAAGTCGATCATGGCAAGATGACCGCGAAGTTCGTCCGCATCCCGGCGCTCGGCGACGTACCGTTCCCGGTGCAGATGGAGCCGCATCTGATCGTCGAATTCTATTCGCGCTGA
- a CDS encoding HpcH/HpaI aldolase family protein yields MTSAPLTPLNRLRKAWRDKRPTFGAIATIPSIQTVQIMAQSLDWIIVDLEHGPIDLGTAHAMIVATSGTPCVPMVRIAANEPHLAKAPMDIGALGINFPMICNRGDAEKAARSVRYPPKGDRLWGPFHAPFRWGVSMNDYMATADDDMICMITIEHVDAVNRIDEIMATRGIDLAVIGPGDLATSINKRGLPDDPEVVALMQRAEEGIMKSGVPIGGVARTAEQANAMIERGYLALALGFDWSLFQRGIAAAVAGIKR; encoded by the coding sequence TTGACCTCAGCACCGCTGACGCCGCTCAACCGCCTGCGCAAGGCTTGGCGCGACAAGCGCCCGACCTTCGGCGCGATCGCGACCATTCCGAGCATCCAGACCGTGCAGATCATGGCGCAGTCGCTGGACTGGATCATCGTCGATCTCGAACACGGCCCGATCGATCTCGGCACCGCGCATGCGATGATCGTGGCCACCTCAGGGACGCCGTGCGTGCCGATGGTGCGGATCGCGGCCAACGAGCCGCACCTCGCCAAGGCGCCGATGGACATCGGCGCGCTCGGCATCAACTTTCCGATGATTTGCAACCGCGGCGACGCCGAGAAGGCCGCGCGCAGCGTGCGCTATCCGCCGAAGGGCGACCGGCTCTGGGGGCCGTTCCATGCGCCGTTCCGCTGGGGCGTCTCGATGAACGACTACATGGCGACCGCCGACGACGACATGATCTGCATGATCACGATCGAGCATGTCGATGCCGTGAACCGGATCGACGAGATCATGGCGACACGCGGCATCGACCTCGCGGTGATCGGACCCGGCGATCTCGCCACCTCGATCAACAAGCGCGGCCTGCCTGACGACCCCGAAGTCGTCGCGCTGATGCAGCGCGCCGAAGAAGGCATCATGAAGAGCGGCGTGCCGATCGGCGGCGTCGCGCGCACCGCCGAGCAGGCCAATGCGATGATCGAGCGGGGTTACCTCGCGCTCGCGCTCGGGTTCGACTGGTCGCTGTTCCAGCGCGGCATCGCCGCCGCGGTCGCCGGGATCAAGCGGTAG
- a CDS encoding serine hydrolase domain-containing protein, with protein MKPWKTDMHECRAFVAALAVALVATVAQAGSAGPAAHSFSAEGLAKVSDFVRNEVAAGKIPGAILLLQQHGKPVYYENFGVRDVATELSMSADTIFRLYSMSKPITSVIAMMLVEEGKLALTDPVSKYIPAFADMKVGVEKRGDEGKATMTLEPLKRQVTIEDLMRHTAGLPYGYYGGGVVNKTYADAGLFDNDPDNAEFTARLAALPLAEQPGTQWDYGHSTDVLGRVIEVISGKPLFQVEKERLLGPLGMNETAFYVADRAKWPLIAEPMPKDRRISPVAEVRDPRKPLRWESGGGGMVGTVGDYARFSQMLLNGGSYGGKRYLKPETIALMASDHSGPETGVVRDKNYYPGPNSGFGLGFAVRISVPPNTAWPLGEYRWDGVGGTFFFIDPADDLFGIFMVQTPSQRGRIQQELKTLIYQAMGR; from the coding sequence ATGAAGCCATGGAAAACTGATATGCACGAGTGCCGCGCGTTCGTCGCGGCACTCGCGGTCGCTCTCGTCGCAACGGTTGCGCAGGCCGGCTCCGCGGGGCCGGCCGCGCATAGCTTCTCGGCGGAGGGCCTTGCCAAGGTCTCCGACTTTGTCAGGAACGAGGTCGCGGCCGGGAAGATCCCGGGCGCGATCCTGCTGCTGCAGCAGCACGGCAAGCCGGTCTATTACGAGAATTTCGGGGTTCGCGACGTCGCAACCGAACTCTCGATGAGCGCGGATACCATCTTCCGACTCTATTCGATGTCGAAGCCGATCACGTCAGTCATCGCCATGATGCTGGTGGAGGAGGGCAAGCTCGCGCTCACCGACCCGGTGTCGAAATACATCCCGGCCTTTGCCGACATGAAGGTCGGCGTCGAAAAGCGCGGTGATGAGGGCAAGGCGACGATGACGCTGGAGCCGCTCAAGCGTCAGGTGACGATCGAAGACCTGATGCGCCACACGGCAGGACTGCCCTACGGCTATTATGGCGGCGGTGTCGTGAACAAGACCTACGCCGATGCCGGCCTGTTCGACAACGATCCCGACAATGCCGAATTCACGGCGCGGCTCGCGGCGCTGCCGCTCGCCGAACAACCCGGCACGCAATGGGACTACGGCCATTCCACCGACGTGCTCGGCCGCGTCATCGAGGTAATCTCGGGGAAACCCCTGTTCCAGGTCGAGAAGGAGCGGCTGCTCGGCCCGCTCGGGATGAACGAGACCGCATTCTATGTTGCCGACCGGGCGAAATGGCCGCTGATCGCCGAGCCGATGCCGAAGGATCGCAGGATCAGCCCGGTGGCCGAGGTTCGCGACCCGCGCAAGCCGCTGCGCTGGGAGTCGGGCGGCGGCGGCATGGTCGGCACCGTCGGCGACTATGCACGCTTCTCGCAGATGCTGTTGAACGGCGGCAGCTATGGGGGGAAGCGCTATCTGAAACCGGAAACCATCGCGCTGATGGCTTCGGATCACAGCGGTCCCGAAACCGGTGTCGTGCGCGACAAGAACTATTATCCGGGCCCGAACTCCGGCTTCGGCCTCGGCTTCGCGGTCCGTATCTCGGTGCCGCCGAACACGGCCTGGCCGCTCGGCGAATATCGCTGGGACGGCGTCGGCGGCACGTTCTTCTTCATCGATCCTGCCGACGATCTGTTCGGGATCTTCATGGTGCAGACGCCGTCACAGCGCGGCCGGATCCAGCAGGAGCTGAAGACGCTGATCTATCAAGCGATGGGGCGGTAG
- the purB gene encoding adenylosuccinate lyase — protein MIPRYSRPEMASIWEPQTRFKIWFEIEAHAADALAELGVIPREAAKTIWAKGKDATFDVARIDEIERETKHDVIAFLTHLAEIVGPEARFVHQGMTSSDVLDTCLNVQLKRAADLLIADLDRVLAALKTRAFEHKMTPTIGRSHGIHAEPVTFGLKLAYAHAEFARARARLVAARDEISTCAISGAVGTFAQIDPWVEEHVAKAMGLRPEPVSTQVIPRDRHAMYFATLGVIAASVERLAVEVRHLQRTEVLEAEEFFSEGQKGSSAMPHKRNPVLSENLSGLSRMVRAYVTPALENVVLWHERDISHSSAERMMAPDATVTLDFALVRLAGLIEKLLIYPQNMQKNLDRLGGLVHSQRVLIALTQKGASREDAYKFVQRNAMPVWRGEGDFQTLLKQDADVKKYLTDAEIEEKFDLGYHLKHVDTIFKRVFGES, from the coding sequence ATGATTCCCCGTTATTCCCGCCCGGAAATGGCTTCCATCTGGGAGCCGCAGACGCGTTTCAAGATCTGGTTCGAGATCGAGGCGCATGCCGCCGACGCGCTGGCCGAACTCGGCGTGATCCCCAGGGAAGCCGCCAAGACGATCTGGGCCAAGGGCAAGGACGCCACCTTCGACGTCGCGCGGATCGACGAGATCGAGCGTGAGACCAAGCACGACGTCATCGCCTTCCTGACCCATCTCGCAGAAATCGTCGGCCCCGAGGCGCGCTTCGTGCACCAGGGCATGACCTCTTCCGACGTGCTCGACACCTGCCTCAACGTCCAGCTCAAGCGCGCCGCCGACCTCTTGATCGCCGATCTCGACCGGGTGCTGGCGGCGCTGAAGACGCGCGCCTTCGAGCACAAGATGACGCCGACCATCGGCCGCTCCCACGGCATCCATGCCGAGCCGGTCACCTTCGGCCTCAAGCTCGCCTATGCCCATGCCGAGTTCGCGCGCGCACGCGCCCGCCTGGTCGCGGCGCGCGACGAAATCTCGACCTGCGCGATCTCCGGCGCGGTCGGCACCTTTGCCCAGATTGACCCGTGGGTCGAAGAGCACGTCGCGAAAGCGATGGGCCTGCGGCCGGAGCCGGTCTCGACGCAAGTGATCCCGCGCGACCGCCACGCAATGTATTTTGCCACCCTCGGCGTGATCGCCGCCTCGGTCGAACGGCTCGCCGTGGAAGTGCGCCATCTGCAGCGCACCGAGGTGCTGGAAGCGGAAGAGTTCTTCTCCGAGGGCCAGAAGGGCTCGTCGGCGATGCCGCACAAGCGCAACCCGGTGCTGTCGGAGAACCTCTCCGGCCTGTCGCGCATGGTGCGCGCCTATGTGACGCCGGCGCTGGAAAACGTCGTGCTGTGGCACGAGCGCGACATCTCGCACTCCTCGGCCGAGCGCATGATGGCCCCCGACGCCACCGTCACGCTCGACTTCGCGCTGGTCCGGCTCGCCGGCCTGATCGAGAAGCTCCTGATCTATCCGCAGAACATGCAGAAGAACCTCGACCGGCTCGGCGGCCTGGTGCATTCGCAGCGCGTGCTGATCGCGCTGACCCAAAAGGGCGCCAGCCGCGAGGACGCCTACAAATTCGTGCAGCGCAACGCGATGCCGGTCTGGCGCGGCGAAGGCGACTTCCAGACGCTGCTGAAGCAGGACGCGGACGTGAAGAAATACCTGACGGATGCCGAGATCGAGGAAAAATTCGACCTCGGCTATCACCTCAAGCATGTCGACACGATCTTCAAGCGGGTGTTCGGGGAGAGCTGA
- the murI gene encoding glutamate racemase, whose amino-acid sequence MSTPPTILVFDSGLGGLTVLREIVRARPDAHYVYVADDAFFPYGHHTEDEIIARVVPLVGELTEAHAPDLVVIACNTASTLVMSHLRDAYRLPFVGTVPAIKPACASSKTRRVSVLGTRGTVKREYTRKLISDFAQGCEVTLVGSGELASLAEAALSGDSVRDEDIAAELAPCFVGNGPNDPARTDTVVLACTHYPLLMERLTRLAPWPVDWIDPAPAIARRVADLLGPAGMESDGAGAEMIFTSKRPHALTEALTPFFGGRVPA is encoded by the coding sequence GTGTCCACTCCCCCGACCATCCTCGTCTTCGATTCCGGCCTCGGCGGCCTCACCGTGCTGCGCGAGATCGTCCGCGCCCGGCCCGACGCGCACTATGTCTATGTCGCCGACGACGCCTTCTTCCCCTATGGCCACCACACCGAGGACGAGATCATCGCGCGGGTGGTGCCGCTGGTCGGCGAGTTGACCGAGGCCCATGCGCCCGACCTCGTCGTGATCGCCTGCAACACGGCATCCACCCTGGTGATGTCGCATTTGCGCGACGCCTACCGCCTGCCCTTCGTCGGCACGGTGCCGGCGATCAAGCCGGCCTGCGCCTCGTCGAAAACCAGGCGCGTCTCGGTGCTCGGCACCAGGGGCACCGTGAAGCGCGAATATACCCGCAAGCTGATCTCGGATTTCGCGCAGGGCTGCGAGGTGACTCTGGTCGGTTCCGGCGAGCTCGCCTCGCTGGCGGAAGCCGCGCTCAGCGGCGACAGCGTGCGCGACGAGGATATTGCGGCGGAGCTCGCACCCTGCTTCGTCGGCAACGGCCCCAATGACCCCGCCCGCACCGATACCGTCGTGCTCGCCTGCACGCATTATCCGCTGCTGATGGAACGCCTGACCAGGCTCGCGCCCTGGCCGGTCGACTGGATCGATCCGGCGCCCGCGATCGCCCGCCGCGTCGCCGATTTGCTCGGTCCAGCCGGCATGGAGAGCGATGGGGCCGGCGCCGAGATGATCTTCACCTCGAAGCGCCCGCATGCGCTGACAGAGGCGCTGACGCCGTTCTTCGGCGGCCGCGTTCCGGCCTGA
- a CDS encoding serine hydrolase domain-containing protein: MHSLRLTCAAAAGAVLLAASLAYAHTEGTYEIPAGAHFNPDKLAKISEFFKNEVETGKIPGAIVLIQQHGKPVYHEAFGVQDVVSKAPITDKTIFRLASMSKSITAVVSMQLLEEGKYKLDDPVSKYIPSFANVKVGVEKKAEDGTKTLELVPPQRPITILDLMTHTSGITYGFYGDSLVRKAYKEANIYGGDFDLAEFAERIAKLPLHNQPGELWQYGHSTDILARVMEVTTGEKLSTIERERLLDPLGMKDTGFFVTDPEKQKLMAEPMPNDSDFRVGRVNDPTKVKKWESASGGMVSTMADYARFAQMLLNGGTLDGKTIMKPETFKELTTDRVGPGSGVARDFFYFPGDGFGFGLGIAVRTDPGTAKPPPPGDLGELKWDGASGCYYVIDRKQDMFFILLEQTPSQRQPIQRMLKQLVYEAMEN, translated from the coding sequence ATGCATTCACTTCGTTTGACGTGCGCCGCCGCAGCCGGCGCGGTGTTGCTGGCGGCATCGTTGGCGTACGCGCACACCGAGGGCACCTACGAGATTCCGGCGGGCGCGCATTTCAACCCCGACAAGCTCGCCAAGATCAGCGAGTTCTTCAAGAACGAGGTCGAGACCGGAAAGATTCCCGGCGCCATCGTCCTGATCCAGCAGCACGGCAAGCCGGTGTATCACGAGGCCTTCGGCGTGCAGGACGTGGTCAGCAAGGCGCCGATCACCGACAAGACCATCTTCCGGCTGGCTTCGATGTCCAAGTCGATCACCGCCGTGGTGTCGATGCAGCTGCTGGAGGAGGGAAAATACAAGCTCGATGATCCCGTCTCGAAATACATCCCGTCCTTTGCCAATGTGAAGGTCGGCGTCGAGAAGAAGGCCGAGGACGGCACCAAGACGCTCGAACTGGTGCCGCCGCAGCGCCCGATCACGATCCTCGATTTGATGACGCATACGTCGGGCATCACCTACGGCTTCTATGGCGACAGCCTGGTCCGCAAGGCCTACAAGGAAGCCAACATCTATGGCGGCGATTTCGACCTCGCCGAATTCGCCGAGCGGATCGCCAAGCTGCCGCTGCACAACCAGCCCGGCGAGCTTTGGCAATACGGCCATTCCACCGACATCCTGGCACGCGTGATGGAGGTGACCACCGGCGAGAAGCTCTCGACGATCGAGCGCGAAAGGCTGCTCGACCCGCTTGGGATGAAGGACACCGGCTTCTTCGTCACCGATCCCGAGAAGCAGAAGCTGATGGCGGAGCCGATGCCGAACGACAGCGACTTCCGGGTCGGCCGGGTCAACGATCCGACCAAGGTGAAGAAATGGGAATCTGCCAGCGGCGGCATGGTCTCGACCATGGCGGATTACGCGCGCTTCGCGCAAATGCTCCTCAACGGGGGCACCCTCGACGGCAAGACCATCATGAAGCCCGAGACATTCAAGGAACTGACGACCGACCGCGTCGGCCCGGGCTCCGGCGTCGCGCGCGACTTTTTCTACTTCCCCGGCGACGGCTTCGGTTTTGGGCTTGGCATCGCGGTGCGTACCGATCCGGGCACTGCGAAGCCGCCGCCGCCCGGCGATCTCGGTGAACTGAAGTGGGACGGAGCAAGCGGCTGCTATTACGTGATTGACCGCAAGCAGGACATGTTCTTCATCCTGCTGGAGCAAACACCGAGCCAGCGCCAGCCCATCCAGCGGATGCTGAAGCAACTCGTCTATGAAGCCATGGAAAACTGA
- a CDS encoding cytochrome b — MIRNTTASWGSLARAFHWVLGITIIGMLAYGWWMNHFPARADKFFYRSIHADIGYLVLLLTVLRLLWRGVNPTPALPADMPAWQRIAARVNHGALYAVTILVAMLGWAHSGSRDQDYSSFFGLLHVPQITSPDKAAADAFEHRHIFFAYVLLGLIVLHLAAVAFHHFVKRGRVAARMMGAGEVDGAR; from the coding sequence ATGATCCGCAATACGACCGCGAGCTGGGGCTCGCTCGCCCGTGCGTTCCACTGGGTGCTGGGCATCACCATCATCGGCATGCTGGCCTATGGCTGGTGGATGAACCACTTCCCGGCGCGGGCGGACAAGTTCTTCTACCGGTCGATCCATGCCGATATCGGCTATCTGGTGCTGCTGCTGACCGTGCTGCGGCTGCTCTGGCGCGGCGTCAATCCGACGCCGGCGCTGCCGGCCGACATGCCCGCCTGGCAGCGGATCGCCGCCCGCGTCAACCATGGTGCGCTCTATGCCGTCACCATCCTGGTCGCGATGCTGGGCTGGGCGCATTCCGGATCCCGCGACCAGGACTATTCGAGCTTCTTCGGCCTGCTCCACGTTCCCCAGATCACCTCGCCCGACAAGGCGGCGGCGGATGCCTTTGAGCATCGCCACATCTTCTTCGCCTATGTGTTGCTCGGGCTGATCGTGCTGCACCTCGCCGCGGTCGCCTTCCATCATTTCGTCAAGCGCGGCCGCGTCGCCGCGCGGATGATGGGCGCCGGTGAGGTGGACGGTGCTCGTTAG